A region of Marnyiella aurantia DNA encodes the following proteins:
- a CDS encoding EpsG family protein → MSINFIIFPLIILLGLFLGAADSARNRKTFIILVSFILLLETSLRSLSVGSDTMNYYDIYNDVQGKSWGMIWDEFIGRYFYNTNESDIGYWIFQKMISMVAINWQMFVFIANLFFFVPLGRLMYRYSSSMTELVFAYILYVAMFHIISLSGGRQLYAIGLSIMAYMSMTERKYKMALLYIFLGMFIHMTALLFLLPLLLSRINPKYLKTIHLFSFAMVPVVLIFTNQIIVLMGSSIGVDKYANYGMSEVQGGATTFMSLLLLVSLFCYLTIKKTELQNSRALANIYLMLPLFTFFGPLIYSNGSMIRISMYFHLYIMLLIPLAVNRYTKGFPRTVTYSVLIIAVMALALRDGGLIYYFYWEEPHLLYNLG, encoded by the coding sequence ATGAGTATTAATTTTATAATCTTTCCTCTTATTATTCTTCTGGGATTATTTCTGGGAGCCGCTGACAGTGCCAGAAACAGAAAGACCTTTATCATCCTTGTCAGTTTTATACTTCTTCTGGAAACCTCCCTTCGCAGCTTAAGTGTGGGTTCTGATACCATGAATTATTACGATATTTATAATGACGTGCAGGGCAAATCGTGGGGTATGATATGGGATGAATTTATTGGGAGGTATTTCTACAACACCAACGAAAGTGATATTGGCTATTGGATCTTTCAAAAAATGATAAGTATGGTCGCAATAAACTGGCAGATGTTTGTCTTTATTGCCAACCTGTTCTTTTTTGTACCGCTGGGCAGATTAATGTACCGATACAGCAGCAGTATGACAGAACTTGTATTTGCGTACATTCTGTATGTAGCAATGTTTCACATTATTTCGCTCTCCGGCGGCCGCCAGTTATATGCCATTGGTTTGAGCATAATGGCCTATATGTCTATGACGGAAAGAAAATATAAAATGGCCTTGCTTTATATTTTTCTGGGCATGTTTATTCACATGACTGCCCTGTTATTTCTTTTGCCTTTACTGCTAAGCAGAATAAATCCTAAATATCTCAAAACAATACACTTGTTTTCTTTTGCGATGGTTCCTGTCGTGCTTATTTTTACCAATCAAATTATAGTGCTCATGGGATCAAGCATTGGGGTTGATAAATATGCCAACTATGGGATGAGTGAAGTGCAGGGGGGGGCCACCACATTTATGTCCCTCCTGCTGCTGGTGTCACTTTTTTGTTATTTAACAATTAAAAAGACGGAACTGCAAAACAGCCGTGCGTTGGCAAATATTTACCTAATGCTGCCCTTATTCACCTTTTTTGGGCCGCTTATTTATTCCAACGGGTCCATGATCCGCATCAGCATGTATTTTCATCTCTATATAATGCTGTTGATCCCTTTGGCCGTAAACAGATATACTAAAGGCTTTCCACGGACTGTAACTTACAGTGTACTGATCATTGCTGTTATGGCATTAGCTCTTCGGGATGGAGGTCTTATCTATTATTTTTATTGGGAAGAGCCTCATTTGCTGTACAATTTAGGTTAG
- a CDS encoding glycosyltransferase translates to MAGKIKVAMICSFSNPMVRKHYSTKVNPLLRYILAKKGQSTNENIDSAVWNTNAIREFEKIEEVELHVITPVRYLSEKEVQFTINGIHYHFFREENSGLISQIYYQLVTKHKSLFPGNRSYIKKYIRKIKPDIVHVIGAENPQYSLGLLDVPENIPTILQLQALLERLVPVTQEPLEKVSFAYKGRLERQLIQRADYIGTEVKEFRDYILSEIKPDVRFLNISIAMGKDIDLSETEKRYDFVYFAAGINKAGDDALKAFAIAQKKHPQITLHFVGGYDAAFRKELDDIIEANGLRENVTFAGRLPTLDDVITEIRKAKYALLPLKMDFVPNTIREAMSNGLPVITTVTEGGTTELNRESETVLLSAQGDYGAMAANIDRLLAEPELPETLKGNAAKLEAQQTNNYEMMLKWTEAYKRIKRDVNEY, encoded by the coding sequence ATGGCGGGTAAAATTAAGGTCGCCATGATCTGTTCCTTTTCCAACCCGATGGTAAGGAAACATTATTCCACAAAGGTAAATCCGCTGTTGCGCTACATTCTGGCTAAAAAAGGCCAGTCCACCAACGAGAATATAGATTCGGCGGTCTGGAACACCAACGCGATCCGGGAGTTCGAGAAAATTGAAGAGGTGGAACTTCACGTCATTACTCCGGTACGCTATCTCTCTGAAAAAGAAGTGCAGTTTACAATAAACGGCATCCATTACCATTTCTTCCGGGAAGAGAACAGCGGACTCATCAGCCAGATTTACTATCAGCTTGTCACCAAACATAAATCCCTGTTTCCCGGTAACCGCAGTTATATTAAGAAGTATATCCGCAAGATCAAACCGGACATCGTGCACGTGATCGGTGCGGAGAATCCCCAGTATTCCCTGGGTCTGCTGGATGTACCTGAAAATATACCCACTATACTGCAGCTGCAGGCTTTGCTGGAAAGGCTGGTCCCTGTAACTCAGGAACCTCTGGAGAAAGTTAGTTTTGCTTATAAAGGAAGACTGGAAAGACAACTGATTCAGCGGGCAGATTATATAGGAACGGAGGTTAAGGAATTCCGGGATTATATACTTAGTGAAATCAAGCCGGACGTCCGTTTTCTCAATATATCCATAGCCATGGGTAAGGATATTGACCTTAGTGAAACAGAAAAGCGCTACGATTTTGTTTATTTCGCAGCTGGAATAAATAAGGCCGGTGATGATGCGCTGAAAGCTTTTGCCATCGCCCAGAAAAAACATCCTCAAATTACGCTGCATTTTGTTGGTGGTTATGACGCCGCCTTCCGCAAAGAACTGGATGATATTATTGAAGCCAATGGACTTCGGGAAAATGTTACCTTTGCAGGCAGGTTACCTACGCTGGACGATGTGATTACAGAAATACGCAAAGCCAAATATGCGCTGCTGCCTCTAAAAATGGATTTTGTACCAAATACCATTCGTGAAGCCATGAGCAACGGGCTGCCCGTAATTACAACGGTTACAGAAGGTGGTACCACAGAACTTAACAGAGAAAGCGAGACGGTTCTGCTGAGTGCACAGGGAGATTACGGCGCGATGGCTGCTAATATAGACCGTTTACTAGCAGAACCGGAACTGCCAGAAACGCTGAAAGGCAATGCCGCGAAACTGGAAGCGCAGCAAACCAATAATTATGAGATGATGCTAAAGTGGACTGAAGCTTATAAGCGCATTAAACGTGACGTAAATGAGTATTAA
- a CDS encoding UDP-3-O-(3-hydroxymyristoyl)glucosamine N-acyltransferase: MTVKKISLEQILNALQAVSPTVHGPVEDVFADHIADPKKTTATTLDWVNSIKTNKQEIAEGTPAKVILADAEVVYSDAMKAAGKTLIIVPNPKMAFSLVANEFFVEKEEPGIHPTAVIHPEAEIGPDVYIGPYVHIGKAKIGKGTVISAYVRIYDKVTIGENCFFKEGAVIGGAGFGYEKDSQGNRFRFPQIGGVIIGNYVEVGGNTCIDRGALSDTVIGDHTKIDNLCHISHNVDLGRNVMVIACSEISGSCVLGDDVWVGPNTSIRDHRKVGAGALLGMGSVVVKDVPADEVWTGNPAKLLNR; encoded by the coding sequence ATGACAGTAAAAAAAATAAGCCTGGAGCAAATACTGAATGCTCTTCAAGCAGTTAGTCCAACTGTTCACGGTCCTGTGGAAGATGTGTTCGCAGATCATATTGCAGACCCAAAAAAAACGACAGCTACGACGCTTGATTGGGTGAACTCCATTAAAACTAATAAACAGGAAATCGCCGAGGGTACGCCCGCAAAAGTGATTCTGGCAGACGCTGAAGTAGTATACAGTGATGCTATGAAGGCTGCCGGGAAAACCCTTATTATAGTGCCTAATCCCAAGATGGCTTTTTCCCTGGTAGCTAACGAGTTTTTTGTGGAAAAGGAAGAGCCGGGTATTCATCCGACGGCAGTTATCCATCCCGAAGCCGAAATTGGTCCAGACGTTTATATCGGGCCTTACGTTCATATCGGCAAAGCAAAAATCGGTAAGGGTACTGTAATTTCTGCCTATGTGAGAATTTATGATAAGGTGACGATCGGTGAAAACTGTTTCTTCAAGGAAGGTGCTGTAATAGGGGGCGCCGGTTTCGGTTATGAGAAAGACAGCCAGGGCAACCGTTTCCGTTTTCCTCAGATTGGCGGTGTGATCATAGGTAACTACGTGGAAGTGGGCGGGAATACCTGCATAGATCGCGGCGCATTATCTGACACCGTTATAGGCGATCATACCAAAATTGATAACCTCTGTCACATTTCGCATAATGTGGATTTGGGCAGGAACGTAATGGTCATCGCCTGCTCAGAGATCTCCGGCTCCTGTGTCCTGGGGGATGATGTTTGGGTAGGTCCCAATACCTCCATCCGCGATCACCGCAAGGTGGGAGCGGGCGCACTTTTGGGCATGGGCTCGGTAGTGGTAAAAGATGTTCCTGCCGATGAGGTTTGGACAGGCAATCCCGCAAAACTGTTAAACAGGTAG
- a CDS encoding polysaccharide deacetylase family protein, which produces MAEIEAELGIKSTYFIQLHSEWYNLLERRSFEGIKQIQSLGHQLGLHFDSRFWNITDESQLDKAIEFDKEILEKYFDTELKAFSFHNNTDFTLSCRKEKYGGLLNVYSDYFRGKYAYNADSLGHWRFERMEDRLTEAKELALQLLFHDGMWQEEVLPPRQRVFKVIDDRAKWMKETYDIHLAAIGQKNIDWDGDINGND; this is translated from the coding sequence ATGGCGGAAATTGAGGCCGAGTTGGGTATTAAATCAACCTATTTTATCCAGCTGCACAGCGAATGGTATAATCTGCTGGAAAGAAGAAGTTTTGAAGGGATTAAGCAAATTCAAAGCCTTGGGCATCAGTTAGGTCTTCACTTCGACAGTCGCTTCTGGAACATTACCGATGAATCGCAACTGGACAAAGCTATTGAATTCGATAAAGAGATTTTGGAGAAGTATTTCGACACAGAACTGAAAGCATTTTCATTTCATAACAATACTGATTTTACCCTTTCCTGCCGCAAGGAGAAATATGGTGGACTTCTGAATGTGTATTCTGATTATTTTAGAGGCAAGTATGCATATAATGCGGACTCTCTTGGTCACTGGCGTTTTGAAAGGATGGAAGACCGCCTGACAGAGGCTAAGGAATTAGCACTGCAACTTCTGTTTCACGACGGCATGTGGCAGGAGGAAGTGCTGCCGCCGCGCCAGCGTGTATTTAAAGTAATAGATGACCGTGCAAAATGGATGAAAGAAACATACGACATTCACCTGGCTGCCATCGGTCAGAAGAATATTGACTGGGATGGCGATATAAACGGTAACGACTGA
- a CDS encoding acyl carrier protein, with amino-acid sequence METRIKNVMASVFEMPAEQINAESSPDNIENWDSLKHLNLVVALEEEFDIEFDDDEALELMSFSSIYDLVKAKA; translated from the coding sequence ATGGAAACAAGAATTAAAAATGTAATGGCCTCAGTGTTTGAGATGCCTGCTGAACAAATAAACGCCGAGTCATCCCCGGATAATATCGAAAACTGGGATTCGCTAAAGCACTTAAATTTAGTAGTCGCTTTGGAGGAGGAGTTTGATATTGAGTTTGATGATGATGAAGCTCTGGAATTGATGAGCTTTTCCTCAATCTACGACCTGGTCAAAGCAAAGGCGTGA
- a CDS encoding HAD-IIIC family phosphatase, giving the protein MENLTYSEILQQNVALRKNLEANPGYKISVLSNIIVHQLKEIMEYDLRLEKINASLEFGDFDNIVQDSAKVEDSNAVVIFWELCNLVEGLYLKIEQLTEERLEELVQKTCLEIDLTFRNLKSSSLVIFHKFTPSVFSFQAVPNSNLEVLADRLNSFVVENKPDNVILVNIEKVFNKIGLNRSVNFRHFYSSQALYSIDFFKNYAQLVKPIFTAANGKTKKALIFDCDNTLWRGILGEDGFEKIQMSAHFSPGVIFHEIQSLAVALSRKGVLIGLCSKNNPGDVDQVVQEHPDMLIREEIITIKKVNWTDKAMNLRQIASDLNIGLDSIVFVDDSSFETNLIKEQIPEITVLQVPEKIYEYPDMLRSNLGLFFNNNVTQEDLLKAKIYKEQSEREDSKKSFSKIEDYLTSLDLSVKIFKDDRELIPRMSQLTQKTNQFNLTTKRYTDIDIQGFVASGDYAVYAWSVSDKFGDNGLTGLSIVDLTKELLHIDTFLMSCRIIGRNIEYKVMDYIIRDLRNTNYGSISAIYTATPKNMQVAEFYENCSFDKENGSDGAYKLNLDNYRESNINYIKIENGNKN; this is encoded by the coding sequence ATGGAAAATTTAACCTATTCGGAAATATTGCAACAGAATGTGGCATTAAGAAAAAATCTGGAAGCGAATCCAGGTTATAAAATTTCAGTCCTGTCCAACATTATCGTTCATCAACTGAAGGAGATAATGGAGTATGATTTACGGTTGGAAAAAATTAATGCTTCGCTGGAATTTGGCGATTTCGATAATATTGTTCAGGACAGTGCAAAAGTAGAAGATTCAAATGCTGTCGTAATATTTTGGGAGCTCTGTAATTTGGTTGAAGGCTTATATCTGAAAATTGAACAATTGACTGAGGAACGCCTTGAAGAACTGGTGCAGAAAACCTGTTTGGAAATAGATTTGACATTCAGAAACTTAAAAAGTTCTTCCCTGGTAATATTCCATAAGTTTACACCTTCAGTATTTTCATTCCAAGCAGTACCAAACAGTAATTTGGAAGTGTTAGCGGATAGATTAAACAGTTTTGTAGTTGAAAATAAGCCGGATAATGTCATCCTTGTGAATATTGAAAAGGTATTTAATAAAATCGGTCTGAACAGAAGTGTTAATTTTAGACATTTTTACTCATCACAGGCGCTCTATAGTATTGATTTTTTTAAAAATTACGCACAACTTGTAAAACCAATTTTCACAGCGGCAAACGGTAAAACGAAGAAGGCACTGATCTTTGACTGTGATAACACACTTTGGAGAGGGATCCTTGGTGAAGATGGTTTTGAGAAGATTCAAATGTCTGCCCATTTTAGTCCAGGTGTAATATTTCACGAAATACAGAGTCTCGCAGTAGCACTTAGCCGAAAGGGTGTATTAATAGGCTTATGCAGTAAGAATAATCCGGGCGATGTGGATCAGGTGGTGCAAGAGCATCCTGACATGCTGATCAGAGAGGAAATAATTACAATTAAAAAGGTCAATTGGACTGATAAAGCGATGAATCTTCGGCAAATCGCTTCTGACCTTAATATAGGTTTGGACAGTATTGTATTTGTAGATGACTCCTCTTTTGAAACCAATTTAATAAAAGAACAAATCCCTGAAATTACAGTACTCCAGGTACCTGAGAAAATCTATGAATATCCGGATATGCTGCGCTCTAATTTGGGCTTGTTCTTTAACAACAATGTAACACAGGAGGATTTACTTAAAGCAAAAATTTATAAAGAGCAGTCAGAAAGGGAAGATTCAAAAAAGAGTTTCTCAAAGATAGAAGATTATTTAACATCATTGGATTTAAGTGTTAAAATCTTTAAAGATGATAGAGAACTTATACCAAGAATGTCACAACTTACCCAAAAGACAAACCAATTTAACCTGACTACAAAGCGATATACTGATATCGATATCCAAGGCTTTGTTGCATCCGGCGATTATGCGGTTTACGCCTGGTCTGTTTCCGATAAATTTGGTGATAACGGTCTTACAGGTCTTAGTATTGTGGATTTAACCAAAGAACTGCTCCATATTGATACCTTCCTGATGAGTTGCAGAATAATAGGCCGAAATATTGAATATAAAGTGATGGATTACATCATACGTGATCTCAGAAATACGAACTATGGTTCAATTTCAGCCATTTATACAGCAACACCAAAGAACATGCAAGTTGCAGAATTTTATGAAAACTGCTCTTTTGATAAGGAGAATGGGAGTGACGGAGCGTACAAATTAAACTTAGATAACTACAGGGAAAGTAATATTAATTATATTAAAATAGAAAATGGAAACAAGAATTAA
- a CDS encoding GNAT family N-acetyltransferase produces the protein MLKGEKVILRPLKIEDLDKTHEWRNNLELVKLTQGIRFPKTKEMDREWFDYVLNDKSNRNIYLGIDEIESGEFSGIISLNTIDWISGTCTYGLIVGDNEKQGKGYTKEAAKLLFRYAFNVLNLRKIQAQIIAINRPAIILHKLMGGFKQEALFKEHIYADGKYEDMVIMALLKNDFK, from the coding sequence ATGTTAAAAGGAGAAAAAGTAATACTTCGGCCTCTAAAAATAGAGGATTTAGATAAAACCCATGAGTGGCGTAATAATCTGGAACTGGTTAAGCTGACACAGGGAATCCGCTTTCCAAAAACAAAGGAAATGGATCGGGAATGGTTTGATTACGTGCTTAATGATAAAAGTAACAGAAATATTTATCTGGGAATTGATGAAATTGAATCAGGTGAATTTTCTGGAATTATATCACTCAATACTATCGATTGGATTTCTGGTACCTGTACTTACGGTTTGATTGTAGGCGATAATGAGAAGCAGGGTAAGGGTTATACTAAAGAGGCGGCTAAGCTTCTGTTTAGATATGCCTTTAATGTCCTGAACCTTAGGAAAATTCAGGCACAAATAATAGCTATTAACAGACCCGCAATTATACTTCACAAATTAATGGGTGGGTTTAAGCAGGAAGCTCTGTTTAAGGAGCATATATATGCAGACGGGAAATATGAGGACATGGTTATTATGGCCTTATTGAAGAATGACTTTAAATAA
- a CDS encoding ATP-grasp domain-containing protein, whose amino-acid sequence MKDNILVFGGGTLQCSIINRIKLAGYTSIVIDPDPNAPGKELADVFIPVGGQDYDATLDLAKQYRLKGLVTAATDKPILMMCRIAEELDLPFPSYQSCDTVLDKAKFKEFLKENNLPHAKGQMFTGEVDVKGLDFTFPVITKPVVNSGSRGVIKAHNKEELALAIKETLQHSRDGNYLIEEYIEGDEISVEALVQHGKVHILQLTDKIVTPPPYNVELGHIQPSRFMELKPEIEALIQKIVDYSGLNNCALHPELKINSGKVTVIEIGPRLGGDFITSDLVPLSTGVSIEDQLLRIATGRDIEFTRKEAAAMVSFFDFGERFTVKNALDKELILKDFPGITSLHLDKKIGEETNRITDSLNRYGHLILTGTHRDNLSEQKDKITALIDQCLFGN is encoded by the coding sequence ATGAAGGATAATATCCTTGTTTTTGGGGGCGGAACCCTGCAGTGCTCCATTATCAACCGCATTAAACTGGCGGGATATACCAGCATCGTAATCGATCCCGATCCGAATGCACCCGGAAAAGAACTGGCAGATGTTTTCATCCCGGTGGGCGGTCAGGATTATGACGCCACTCTGGACCTTGCAAAACAGTACCGGCTAAAGGGGTTAGTTACCGCAGCTACGGACAAGCCCATCCTGATGATGTGCCGGATTGCGGAAGAACTGGACCTGCCTTTTCCATCGTACCAAAGCTGCGACACGGTACTGGACAAGGCTAAATTCAAGGAATTTCTTAAGGAAAACAACCTGCCGCACGCCAAAGGTCAGATGTTTACCGGTGAGGTTGATGTTAAAGGTTTAGATTTTACCTTTCCCGTAATTACAAAACCGGTGGTCAATTCAGGCAGCCGTGGCGTCATCAAAGCTCACAATAAAGAAGAGCTGGCGCTGGCCATTAAAGAAACACTGCAGCATTCCCGTGATGGCAATTACCTTATTGAGGAATATATCGAAGGTGATGAGATCAGCGTGGAAGCCTTGGTACAGCACGGTAAAGTGCATATCCTGCAGCTTACCGACAAAATTGTGACGCCACCGCCGTATAATGTGGAATTGGGTCATATCCAACCTTCCCGCTTTATGGAGTTGAAGCCTGAAATCGAAGCCCTGATCCAGAAAATTGTTGATTATAGCGGATTGAACAACTGTGCCTTACATCCTGAACTGAAAATTAACAGTGGTAAAGTAACGGTGATTGAGATCGGACCCCGCCTGGGCGGCGATTTTATCACCTCAGATTTGGTACCTTTGTCCACAGGAGTAAGTATTGAAGATCAGCTTCTGCGTATCGCTACCGGGCGTGATATTGAATTTACGCGGAAAGAGGCAGCGGCAATGGTGTCTTTCTTTGATTTTGGAGAAAGATTTACAGTAAAAAATGCTCTGGACAAGGAACTGATTCTAAAGGATTTTCCAGGCATTACCTCTCTGCATTTAGATAAGAAAATAGGAGAAGAAACCAACAGGATCACTGACAGTCTAAACAGATATGGACATCTGATTTTGACAGGTACTCATCGTGATAATCTGTCGGAGCAGAAAGATAAAATTACTGCTCTTATTGATCAGTGCTTATTCGGCAATTAA
- a CDS encoding DegT/DnrJ/EryC1/StrS family aminotransferase — protein MYKIPLFDLNFDEKEEQAALETIQSKWISTGPKTAAFEAKFAGMLSVKHAIALSNCTVSLHLALKLVGVEAGDEVICPSLTFVATVNAIRYVNAVPVFGDVVSYENPTISAEDIRKKITPKTKAIIVMHYGGFACDMDTIMAIAKEHDLKVIEDACHGPLAEYKRRKLGTIGDVGCFSFFSNKNISTGEGGMLITNNDDYAARTKLLRSHGMTSMSYERAKGHSTAYDVVELGYNYRMDDIHSSIGIVQLDKIQADLEKRAEVRTAYLNALNDVSGIIIPFADYTDFNSNYIFPIVLTDGDAERRDAIRAQLAEAGIQTSMHYPAVHHFSIYQEFASELPVTDFLVDHLITLPMYSKLTVEQVNYISETLKKLI, from the coding sequence ATGTACAAAATCCCGCTTTTCGACCTTAACTTCGACGAAAAAGAAGAACAGGCTGCCCTGGAAACCATTCAGTCCAAATGGATCTCTACCGGTCCAAAGACTGCCGCTTTCGAGGCGAAGTTTGCCGGTATGCTTTCTGTAAAGCATGCCATCGCACTGTCCAACTGTACCGTAAGTCTGCATCTTGCACTAAAACTTGTGGGCGTGGAGGCTGGTGATGAGGTCATCTGTCCTTCGCTTACCTTTGTGGCCACCGTAAATGCCATCCGCTATGTAAACGCTGTACCTGTTTTTGGCGATGTGGTGAGCTATGAAAATCCTACGATCTCTGCCGAAGACATCAGAAAAAAAATTACACCTAAAACCAAAGCCATCATCGTAATGCATTATGGCGGATTTGCCTGCGATATGGACACCATAATGGCCATTGCCAAAGAGCATGACCTGAAGGTGATTGAAGATGCCTGCCACGGACCGTTGGCCGAGTATAAACGCCGTAAGCTGGGTACAATCGGCGATGTGGGCTGTTTCAGTTTCTTCTCCAACAAGAATATCAGCACAGGTGAGGGCGGTATGCTGATTACCAATAACGATGATTATGCTGCCCGCACCAAACTGCTGAGATCTCACGGAATGACTTCCATGTCTTACGAAAGAGCAAAAGGTCACTCAACGGCTTATGACGTAGTCGAACTTGGTTATAATTACAGGATGGACGATATCCATTCGTCAATTGGTATTGTGCAGCTGGATAAGATTCAGGCCGACCTGGAGAAAAGGGCAGAAGTAAGGACAGCGTACCTGAACGCCCTGAATGATGTATCGGGAATCATTATACCGTTTGCAGATTACACCGATTTTAACTCCAATTATATCTTCCCGATCGTACTTACTGACGGCGATGCCGAAAGAAGGGATGCCATACGCGCACAGCTGGCTGAAGCAGGTATTCAGACCAGTATGCATTACCCTGCAGTACACCATTTTTCCATCTATCAGGAATTTGCCAGCGAATTGCCGGTAACCGATTTTTTGGTCGACCACCTTATCACTCTGCCTATGTACTCCAAACTTACAGTAGAGCAGGTAAACTATATTTCGGAAACACTTAAGAAACTTATCTGA
- a CDS encoding glycosyl transferase encodes MMNTDFNVPVLLIGFNRPDVMRQSFEYIRNARPAKLYVAIDGARDYKMGEDQLVTAVKEIVSKVDWECETHYRFNDQNRGAELTISSAVSWVLENEEFVIVLEDDIIAPMSFLKFAQDMLLRYRNSNEVYMISSCQTTPIDMPNNEDYLFGIYGHIWGWATWKRAWNRFDLNVDDFDKYLNNEELSKLTQNEEEKKLWRSTLKEMKKRGAGKNTWDICWSYIRFKENGLSIIPKVHLSSNIGAEGLHSKGQTAEHYRPFDANFTAKIHPKEVARNLNYDNYHFNNHINRRPNIVQRAVGKILRTLKLN; translated from the coding sequence ATGATGAATACAGATTTTAACGTACCTGTTTTGCTTATAGGTTTTAACCGGCCGGATGTAATGCGCCAGTCGTTTGAATATATTCGGAATGCACGGCCTGCAAAGCTTTACGTGGCAATCGATGGTGCCCGGGACTATAAAATGGGGGAGGACCAACTCGTTACTGCCGTAAAGGAGATCGTATCTAAAGTGGACTGGGAATGTGAAACCCATTACAGGTTTAATGATCAGAACCGTGGTGCAGAATTAACAATATCCTCTGCTGTGTCCTGGGTTCTGGAAAATGAGGAATTCGTTATCGTTTTGGAAGACGACATTATTGCACCCATGTCATTTTTAAAGTTTGCGCAGGATATGCTGCTCCGCTACAGAAACAGCAATGAAGTTTATATGATAAGCAGCTGTCAGACCACCCCAATTGATATGCCGAATAATGAAGATTATCTCTTCGGGATTTACGGACATATTTGGGGTTGGGCTACCTGGAAAAGAGCCTGGAACCGCTTCGATTTAAACGTAGATGATTTCGATAAGTATCTAAATAACGAGGAACTTTCAAAACTGACCCAGAATGAAGAGGAAAAAAAGTTATGGCGTTCTACCTTAAAAGAAATGAAAAAAAGAGGTGCCGGTAAAAATACCTGGGATATCTGCTGGAGCTATATCCGGTTTAAAGAAAACGGCTTATCTATAATACCAAAGGTGCATCTGTCCTCAAACATTGGTGCGGAAGGTCTTCACAGTAAGGGCCAGACCGCCGAACATTACAGGCCTTTTGATGCTAACTTCACCGCAAAGATTCACCCAAAGGAAGTTGCGCGGAACCTCAATTACGATAACTATCATTTTAATAACCATATTAACCGGCGTCCCAACATCGTTCAGCGTGCGGTCGGTAAAATTCTAAGAACACTCAAACTCAATTAG